One genomic segment of Oenanthe melanoleuca isolate GR-GAL-2019-014 chromosome 5, OMel1.0, whole genome shotgun sequence includes these proteins:
- the DACT1 gene encoding dapper homolog 1 isoform X2: protein MKASPVASPPGQAAGGPAGAPREPDARWREKGEAEAERQRTRERLEATLAGLGELEYLRQRQELLVKSLLLRRPAGAAPGAQGGRGEPAGEGPAPRSLEEKFLEENILLLRRQLNCLRRRDAGLLNQLQELDKQISDLRLDVEKTTDEHLETDSRPSSGFYELSDGASGSLSNSSNSVFNLIGWMDYNKEGQHEDQTAGSVCRSLSTPHSNSLDVVADVHPKYQCDLVSKNGNDIYRYPSPLHAVAVQSPMFLLPVTENPQREEERLACDMSDVCTPSETDSGQCTSAFPPQSSWPAPCPSTSKRIDSYILSLVQKKTHAVRTNKPRTSLNADATKGILRHGSMCVRQPAAMVAHGNVVSLKSSKPACLPPGGAPAPEHTAPSPLKQRPREPAGEQLESRKAPLPAAFPPGTTAELQSKHLPRGVKAAPPELGRSAAATAGDAPKENGQLFAAPPKDTPGKAVVLQPESRASQPPKKILLKSSLQAARSSSPAVEERPALDFKSEGSSSQSLDDGLLVNAQYIPAQQQSMKLHKGTRNVKILKSSALKHRSHLANGVENSSQALREKAKLVGKKCRFPEELDTNKKLKKGSSRGKRGSGLPLEPSLPGRQGLHRSALRSHGHGRDVVVAKPKHKRADYRRWKSSAEISYEEALRRARRSRREAVGLYSQVPLPYVSPYAYVASDSEYSAECESLFHSTVVDTSEDEQSNYTTNCFGDSESSLSEVEFVGESTTTSDSDESGGLIWSQFVQTLPIQTVTAPELHENAAKAFVKIKASHNLKKKILRFRSGSLKLMTTV from the exons ATGAAGGCGAGCCCCGTGGCGAGCCCCCCGGGGCAGGCGGCGGGGGGACCCGCGGGGGCGCCGCGGGAGCCCGATGCGCGCTGGAGGGAGAAGGGCGAAGCGGAGGCGGAGCGGCAGCGCACCCGGGAGCGGCTGGAGGCCACGCTGGCCGGGCTGGGCGAGCTGGAGTACCTGCGGCAgcggcaggagctgctggtgaagAGCCTCCTGCTGCGGCggccggcgggagcggcgcccGGGGCGCAgggcggccgcggggagccggcgGGAGAGGGGCCGGCACCGCgcagcctggaggagaagtTCCTGGAGGAGAACATCCTCCTCCTGCGGAGGCAGCTG AACTGCTTGAGGAGGAGGGATGCTGGGCTATTAAATCAGTTGCAAGAGCTGGATAAACAAATAAGTGATCTCCGCCTGGACGTGGAAAAAACGACAGATGAGCACCTGGAGACAGACAGCCGTCCAAGTTCAG GGTTTTATGAGCTGAGTGATGGAGCTTCTGGATCGCTTTCCAATTCATCTAACTCTGTCTTCA ATCTCATAGGCTGGATGGACTATAATAAGGAAGGCCAGCATGAGGACCAGACCGCAGGCTCTGTCTGTCGCTCTTTGTCCACACCGCACTCAAACTCCCTCGATGTCGTTGCAGATGTTCATCCCAAGTACCAGTGCGACCTGGTGTCTAAAAACGGGAACGACATCTACCGCTACCCCAGCCCGCTCCACGCcgtggctgtgcagagccccaTGTTCCTTCTCCCCGTGACTGAGAACCCCCAGCGAGAAGAGGAGAGGCTGGCTTGCGATATGAGCGACGTTTGCACCCCATCGGAAACGGACTCGGGACAATGCACCAGCGCCTTCCCCCCGCAGAGCTCCTGGCCGGCTCCCTGCCCTTCCACCAGCAAGAGGATAGACAGCTACATCTTAAGCCTGGTTCAGAAAAAGACTCACGCAGTAAGGACTAACAAACCCCGGACGAGTCTCAACGCCGATGCCACCAAAGGCATCTTGAGGCACGGCAGCATGTGCGTCCGGCAGCCGGCAGCAATGGTGGCCCACGGCAACGTGGTGAGCCTGAAGAGCTCCAAGCCGGCGTGTTTGCCTCCCGGCGGGGCCCCCGCTCCCGAGCACACAGCTCCGTCCCCGTTAAAGCAGAGGCCGAGGGAGCcggctggggagcagctggagagtaGGAAGGCCCCTTTGCCAGCAGCTTTCCCACCCGGCACTACGGCGGAACTCCAGAGCAAGCACTTGCCACGGGGCGTCAAAGCGGCGCCGCCGGAGCTGGGCCGCAGCGCCGCGGCCACAGCCGGGGACGCCCCCAAGGAGAACGGCCAGCTCTTCGCTGCACCTCCCAAAGACACCCCGGGGAAGGCGgtggtgctgcagccagagagCAGGGCCAGCCAGCCTCCCAAAAAGATCCTGCTGAAGAGCAGCTTGCAGGCGGCTCGCTCCTCGTCGCCGGCTGTGGAGGAGAGGCCCGCGCTGGATTTCAAAAGCGAGGGCTCTTCCTCGCAGAGCCTGGATGACGGGCTGCTGGTGAACGCCCAGTACATCCCGGCCCAGCAGCAAAGCATGAAGCTTCACAAAGGCACCCGGAACGTCAAGATTTTGAAAAGCTCCGCCTTGAAACACAGGTCCCACCTCGCCAACGGGGTGGAAAACAGCTCGCAGGCCTTGCGGGAGAAAGCCAAACTGGTCGGCAAGAAGTGCCGCTTTCCTGAGGAGTTGGATACAAATAAGAAACTGAAAAAGGGCTCGTCGCGGGGGAAGAGAGGCAGCGGCCTGCCGCTGGAGCCGAGCCTCCCGGGCCGCCAGGGCCTGCACAGGTCCGCCCTGCGCTCCCACGGCCACGGCCGCGACGTCGTGGTGGCCAAGCCCAAGCACAAGCGCGCCGACTACCGCCGCTGGAAGTCGTCGGCCGAGATCTCCTACGAGGAGGCCCTGCGGAGGGCCAGGAGGAGCCGGCGGGAGGCCGTGGGGCTCTACTCGCAGGTGCCCCTGCCCTACGTCAGCCCCTACGCCTACGTGGCCAGCGACTCGGAGTACTCGGCCGAGTGCGAGTCCTTGTTCCACTCCACCGTGGTGGACACGAGCGAGGACGAGCAGAGCAACTACACCACGAACTGCTTTGGAGACAGCGAGTCCAGCCTGAGCGAGGTGGAGTTTGTAGGGGAGAGCACGACCACCAGCGACTCTGATGAGAGCGGGGGCCTGATTTGGTCCCAGTTTGTGCAGACGCTGCCCATCCAAACGGTCACGGCGCCGGAGCTGCATGAAAATGCGGCCAAGGCCTTTGTCAAAATCAAAGCCTCCCATAACCTCAAGAAGAAGATCCTCCGCTTTCGGTCAGGCTCCCTGAAGCTCATGACGACCGTCTAG
- the DACT1 gene encoding dapper homolog 1 isoform X4, which translates to MKASPVASPPGQAAGGPAGAPREPDARWREKGEAEAERQRTRERLEATLAGLGELEYLRQRQELLVKSLLLRRPAGAAPGAQGGRGEPAGEGPAPRSLEEKFLEENILLLRRQLNCLRRRDAGLLNQLQELDKQISDLRLDVEKTTDEHLETDSRPSSGFYELSDGASGSLSNSSNSVFNVHPKYQCDLVSKNGNDIYRYPSPLHAVAVQSPMFLLPVTENPQREEERLACDMSDVCTPSETDSGQCTSAFPPQSSWPAPCPSTSKRIDSYILSLVQKKTHAVRTNKPRTSLNADATKGILRHGSMCVRQPAAMVAHGNVVSLKSSKPACLPPGGAPAPEHTAPSPLKQRPREPAGEQLESRKAPLPAAFPPGTTAELQSKHLPRGVKAAPPELGRSAAATAGDAPKENGQLFAAPPKDTPGKAVVLQPESRASQPPKKILLKSSLQAARSSSPAVEERPALDFKSEGSSSQSLDDGLLVNAQYIPAQQQSMKLHKGTRNVKILKSSALKHRSHLANGVENSSQALREKAKLVGKKCRFPEELDTNKKLKKGSSRGKRGSGLPLEPSLPGRQGLHRSALRSHGHGRDVVVAKPKHKRADYRRWKSSAEISYEEALRRARRSRREAVGLYSQVPLPYVSPYAYVASDSEYSAECESLFHSTVVDTSEDEQSNYTTNCFGDSESSLSEVEFVGESTTTSDSDESGGLIWSQFVQTLPIQTVTAPELHENAAKAFVKIKASHNLKKKILRFRSGSLKLMTTV; encoded by the exons ATGAAGGCGAGCCCCGTGGCGAGCCCCCCGGGGCAGGCGGCGGGGGGACCCGCGGGGGCGCCGCGGGAGCCCGATGCGCGCTGGAGGGAGAAGGGCGAAGCGGAGGCGGAGCGGCAGCGCACCCGGGAGCGGCTGGAGGCCACGCTGGCCGGGCTGGGCGAGCTGGAGTACCTGCGGCAgcggcaggagctgctggtgaagAGCCTCCTGCTGCGGCggccggcgggagcggcgcccGGGGCGCAgggcggccgcggggagccggcgGGAGAGGGGCCGGCACCGCgcagcctggaggagaagtTCCTGGAGGAGAACATCCTCCTCCTGCGGAGGCAGCTG AACTGCTTGAGGAGGAGGGATGCTGGGCTATTAAATCAGTTGCAAGAGCTGGATAAACAAATAAGTGATCTCCGCCTGGACGTGGAAAAAACGACAGATGAGCACCTGGAGACAGACAGCCGTCCAAGTTCAG GGTTTTATGAGCTGAGTGATGGAGCTTCTGGATCGCTTTCCAATTCATCTAACTCTGTCTTCA ATGTTCATCCCAAGTACCAGTGCGACCTGGTGTCTAAAAACGGGAACGACATCTACCGCTACCCCAGCCCGCTCCACGCcgtggctgtgcagagccccaTGTTCCTTCTCCCCGTGACTGAGAACCCCCAGCGAGAAGAGGAGAGGCTGGCTTGCGATATGAGCGACGTTTGCACCCCATCGGAAACGGACTCGGGACAATGCACCAGCGCCTTCCCCCCGCAGAGCTCCTGGCCGGCTCCCTGCCCTTCCACCAGCAAGAGGATAGACAGCTACATCTTAAGCCTGGTTCAGAAAAAGACTCACGCAGTAAGGACTAACAAACCCCGGACGAGTCTCAACGCCGATGCCACCAAAGGCATCTTGAGGCACGGCAGCATGTGCGTCCGGCAGCCGGCAGCAATGGTGGCCCACGGCAACGTGGTGAGCCTGAAGAGCTCCAAGCCGGCGTGTTTGCCTCCCGGCGGGGCCCCCGCTCCCGAGCACACAGCTCCGTCCCCGTTAAAGCAGAGGCCGAGGGAGCcggctggggagcagctggagagtaGGAAGGCCCCTTTGCCAGCAGCTTTCCCACCCGGCACTACGGCGGAACTCCAGAGCAAGCACTTGCCACGGGGCGTCAAAGCGGCGCCGCCGGAGCTGGGCCGCAGCGCCGCGGCCACAGCCGGGGACGCCCCCAAGGAGAACGGCCAGCTCTTCGCTGCACCTCCCAAAGACACCCCGGGGAAGGCGgtggtgctgcagccagagagCAGGGCCAGCCAGCCTCCCAAAAAGATCCTGCTGAAGAGCAGCTTGCAGGCGGCTCGCTCCTCGTCGCCGGCTGTGGAGGAGAGGCCCGCGCTGGATTTCAAAAGCGAGGGCTCTTCCTCGCAGAGCCTGGATGACGGGCTGCTGGTGAACGCCCAGTACATCCCGGCCCAGCAGCAAAGCATGAAGCTTCACAAAGGCACCCGGAACGTCAAGATTTTGAAAAGCTCCGCCTTGAAACACAGGTCCCACCTCGCCAACGGGGTGGAAAACAGCTCGCAGGCCTTGCGGGAGAAAGCCAAACTGGTCGGCAAGAAGTGCCGCTTTCCTGAGGAGTTGGATACAAATAAGAAACTGAAAAAGGGCTCGTCGCGGGGGAAGAGAGGCAGCGGCCTGCCGCTGGAGCCGAGCCTCCCGGGCCGCCAGGGCCTGCACAGGTCCGCCCTGCGCTCCCACGGCCACGGCCGCGACGTCGTGGTGGCCAAGCCCAAGCACAAGCGCGCCGACTACCGCCGCTGGAAGTCGTCGGCCGAGATCTCCTACGAGGAGGCCCTGCGGAGGGCCAGGAGGAGCCGGCGGGAGGCCGTGGGGCTCTACTCGCAGGTGCCCCTGCCCTACGTCAGCCCCTACGCCTACGTGGCCAGCGACTCGGAGTACTCGGCCGAGTGCGAGTCCTTGTTCCACTCCACCGTGGTGGACACGAGCGAGGACGAGCAGAGCAACTACACCACGAACTGCTTTGGAGACAGCGAGTCCAGCCTGAGCGAGGTGGAGTTTGTAGGGGAGAGCACGACCACCAGCGACTCTGATGAGAGCGGGGGCCTGATTTGGTCCCAGTTTGTGCAGACGCTGCCCATCCAAACGGTCACGGCGCCGGAGCTGCATGAAAATGCGGCCAAGGCCTTTGTCAAAATCAAAGCCTCCCATAACCTCAAGAAGAAGATCCTCCGCTTTCGGTCAGGCTCCCTGAAGCTCATGACGACCGTCTAG
- the DACT1 gene encoding dapper homolog 1 isoform X1 yields MKASPVASPPGQAAGGPAGAPREPDARWREKGEAEAERQRTRERLEATLAGLGELEYLRQRQELLVKSLLLRRPAGAAPGAQGGRGEPAGEGPAPRSLEEKFLEENILLLRRQLNCLRRRDAGLLNQLQELDKQISDLRLDVEKTTDEHLETDSRPSSGFYELSDGASGSLSNSSNSVFSECLSSCHSSTCFCSPLEATLNISDGRPKSADLIGWMDYNKEGQHEDQTAGSVCRSLSTPHSNSLDVVADVHPKYQCDLVSKNGNDIYRYPSPLHAVAVQSPMFLLPVTENPQREEERLACDMSDVCTPSETDSGQCTSAFPPQSSWPAPCPSTSKRIDSYILSLVQKKTHAVRTNKPRTSLNADATKGILRHGSMCVRQPAAMVAHGNVVSLKSSKPACLPPGGAPAPEHTAPSPLKQRPREPAGEQLESRKAPLPAAFPPGTTAELQSKHLPRGVKAAPPELGRSAAATAGDAPKENGQLFAAPPKDTPGKAVVLQPESRASQPPKKILLKSSLQAARSSSPAVEERPALDFKSEGSSSQSLDDGLLVNAQYIPAQQQSMKLHKGTRNVKILKSSALKHRSHLANGVENSSQALREKAKLVGKKCRFPEELDTNKKLKKGSSRGKRGSGLPLEPSLPGRQGLHRSALRSHGHGRDVVVAKPKHKRADYRRWKSSAEISYEEALRRARRSRREAVGLYSQVPLPYVSPYAYVASDSEYSAECESLFHSTVVDTSEDEQSNYTTNCFGDSESSLSEVEFVGESTTTSDSDESGGLIWSQFVQTLPIQTVTAPELHENAAKAFVKIKASHNLKKKILRFRSGSLKLMTTV; encoded by the exons ATGAAGGCGAGCCCCGTGGCGAGCCCCCCGGGGCAGGCGGCGGGGGGACCCGCGGGGGCGCCGCGGGAGCCCGATGCGCGCTGGAGGGAGAAGGGCGAAGCGGAGGCGGAGCGGCAGCGCACCCGGGAGCGGCTGGAGGCCACGCTGGCCGGGCTGGGCGAGCTGGAGTACCTGCGGCAgcggcaggagctgctggtgaagAGCCTCCTGCTGCGGCggccggcgggagcggcgcccGGGGCGCAgggcggccgcggggagccggcgGGAGAGGGGCCGGCACCGCgcagcctggaggagaagtTCCTGGAGGAGAACATCCTCCTCCTGCGGAGGCAGCTG AACTGCTTGAGGAGGAGGGATGCTGGGCTATTAAATCAGTTGCAAGAGCTGGATAAACAAATAAGTGATCTCCGCCTGGACGTGGAAAAAACGACAGATGAGCACCTGGAGACAGACAGCCGTCCAAGTTCAG GGTTTTATGAGCTGAGTGATGGAGCTTCTGGATCGCTTTCCAATTCATCTAACTCTGTCTTCAGTGAGTGTTTATCCAGTTGCCATTCTAGCACTTGCTTTTGCAGCCCTTTGGAGGCAACACTGAATATCTCAGATGGACGCCCTAAATCTGCAG ATCTCATAGGCTGGATGGACTATAATAAGGAAGGCCAGCATGAGGACCAGACCGCAGGCTCTGTCTGTCGCTCTTTGTCCACACCGCACTCAAACTCCCTCGATGTCGTTGCAGATGTTCATCCCAAGTACCAGTGCGACCTGGTGTCTAAAAACGGGAACGACATCTACCGCTACCCCAGCCCGCTCCACGCcgtggctgtgcagagccccaTGTTCCTTCTCCCCGTGACTGAGAACCCCCAGCGAGAAGAGGAGAGGCTGGCTTGCGATATGAGCGACGTTTGCACCCCATCGGAAACGGACTCGGGACAATGCACCAGCGCCTTCCCCCCGCAGAGCTCCTGGCCGGCTCCCTGCCCTTCCACCAGCAAGAGGATAGACAGCTACATCTTAAGCCTGGTTCAGAAAAAGACTCACGCAGTAAGGACTAACAAACCCCGGACGAGTCTCAACGCCGATGCCACCAAAGGCATCTTGAGGCACGGCAGCATGTGCGTCCGGCAGCCGGCAGCAATGGTGGCCCACGGCAACGTGGTGAGCCTGAAGAGCTCCAAGCCGGCGTGTTTGCCTCCCGGCGGGGCCCCCGCTCCCGAGCACACAGCTCCGTCCCCGTTAAAGCAGAGGCCGAGGGAGCcggctggggagcagctggagagtaGGAAGGCCCCTTTGCCAGCAGCTTTCCCACCCGGCACTACGGCGGAACTCCAGAGCAAGCACTTGCCACGGGGCGTCAAAGCGGCGCCGCCGGAGCTGGGCCGCAGCGCCGCGGCCACAGCCGGGGACGCCCCCAAGGAGAACGGCCAGCTCTTCGCTGCACCTCCCAAAGACACCCCGGGGAAGGCGgtggtgctgcagccagagagCAGGGCCAGCCAGCCTCCCAAAAAGATCCTGCTGAAGAGCAGCTTGCAGGCGGCTCGCTCCTCGTCGCCGGCTGTGGAGGAGAGGCCCGCGCTGGATTTCAAAAGCGAGGGCTCTTCCTCGCAGAGCCTGGATGACGGGCTGCTGGTGAACGCCCAGTACATCCCGGCCCAGCAGCAAAGCATGAAGCTTCACAAAGGCACCCGGAACGTCAAGATTTTGAAAAGCTCCGCCTTGAAACACAGGTCCCACCTCGCCAACGGGGTGGAAAACAGCTCGCAGGCCTTGCGGGAGAAAGCCAAACTGGTCGGCAAGAAGTGCCGCTTTCCTGAGGAGTTGGATACAAATAAGAAACTGAAAAAGGGCTCGTCGCGGGGGAAGAGAGGCAGCGGCCTGCCGCTGGAGCCGAGCCTCCCGGGCCGCCAGGGCCTGCACAGGTCCGCCCTGCGCTCCCACGGCCACGGCCGCGACGTCGTGGTGGCCAAGCCCAAGCACAAGCGCGCCGACTACCGCCGCTGGAAGTCGTCGGCCGAGATCTCCTACGAGGAGGCCCTGCGGAGGGCCAGGAGGAGCCGGCGGGAGGCCGTGGGGCTCTACTCGCAGGTGCCCCTGCCCTACGTCAGCCCCTACGCCTACGTGGCCAGCGACTCGGAGTACTCGGCCGAGTGCGAGTCCTTGTTCCACTCCACCGTGGTGGACACGAGCGAGGACGAGCAGAGCAACTACACCACGAACTGCTTTGGAGACAGCGAGTCCAGCCTGAGCGAGGTGGAGTTTGTAGGGGAGAGCACGACCACCAGCGACTCTGATGAGAGCGGGGGCCTGATTTGGTCCCAGTTTGTGCAGACGCTGCCCATCCAAACGGTCACGGCGCCGGAGCTGCATGAAAATGCGGCCAAGGCCTTTGTCAAAATCAAAGCCTCCCATAACCTCAAGAAGAAGATCCTCCGCTTTCGGTCAGGCTCCCTGAAGCTCATGACGACCGTCTAG
- the DACT1 gene encoding dapper homolog 1 isoform X3, with the protein MKASPVASPPGQAAGGPAGAPREPDARWREKGEAEAERQRTRERLEATLAGLGELEYLRQRQELLVKSLLLRRPAGAAPGAQGGRGEPAGEGPAPRSLEEKFLEENILLLRRQLNCLRRRDAGLLNQLQELDKQISDLRLDVEKTTDEHLETDSRPSSGFYELSDGASGSLSNSSNSVFSECLSSCHSSTCFCSPLEATLNISDGRPKSADVHPKYQCDLVSKNGNDIYRYPSPLHAVAVQSPMFLLPVTENPQREEERLACDMSDVCTPSETDSGQCTSAFPPQSSWPAPCPSTSKRIDSYILSLVQKKTHAVRTNKPRTSLNADATKGILRHGSMCVRQPAAMVAHGNVVSLKSSKPACLPPGGAPAPEHTAPSPLKQRPREPAGEQLESRKAPLPAAFPPGTTAELQSKHLPRGVKAAPPELGRSAAATAGDAPKENGQLFAAPPKDTPGKAVVLQPESRASQPPKKILLKSSLQAARSSSPAVEERPALDFKSEGSSSQSLDDGLLVNAQYIPAQQQSMKLHKGTRNVKILKSSALKHRSHLANGVENSSQALREKAKLVGKKCRFPEELDTNKKLKKGSSRGKRGSGLPLEPSLPGRQGLHRSALRSHGHGRDVVVAKPKHKRADYRRWKSSAEISYEEALRRARRSRREAVGLYSQVPLPYVSPYAYVASDSEYSAECESLFHSTVVDTSEDEQSNYTTNCFGDSESSLSEVEFVGESTTTSDSDESGGLIWSQFVQTLPIQTVTAPELHENAAKAFVKIKASHNLKKKILRFRSGSLKLMTTV; encoded by the exons ATGAAGGCGAGCCCCGTGGCGAGCCCCCCGGGGCAGGCGGCGGGGGGACCCGCGGGGGCGCCGCGGGAGCCCGATGCGCGCTGGAGGGAGAAGGGCGAAGCGGAGGCGGAGCGGCAGCGCACCCGGGAGCGGCTGGAGGCCACGCTGGCCGGGCTGGGCGAGCTGGAGTACCTGCGGCAgcggcaggagctgctggtgaagAGCCTCCTGCTGCGGCggccggcgggagcggcgcccGGGGCGCAgggcggccgcggggagccggcgGGAGAGGGGCCGGCACCGCgcagcctggaggagaagtTCCTGGAGGAGAACATCCTCCTCCTGCGGAGGCAGCTG AACTGCTTGAGGAGGAGGGATGCTGGGCTATTAAATCAGTTGCAAGAGCTGGATAAACAAATAAGTGATCTCCGCCTGGACGTGGAAAAAACGACAGATGAGCACCTGGAGACAGACAGCCGTCCAAGTTCAG GGTTTTATGAGCTGAGTGATGGAGCTTCTGGATCGCTTTCCAATTCATCTAACTCTGTCTTCAGTGAGTGTTTATCCAGTTGCCATTCTAGCACTTGCTTTTGCAGCCCTTTGGAGGCAACACTGAATATCTCAGATGGACGCCCTAAATCTGCAG ATGTTCATCCCAAGTACCAGTGCGACCTGGTGTCTAAAAACGGGAACGACATCTACCGCTACCCCAGCCCGCTCCACGCcgtggctgtgcagagccccaTGTTCCTTCTCCCCGTGACTGAGAACCCCCAGCGAGAAGAGGAGAGGCTGGCTTGCGATATGAGCGACGTTTGCACCCCATCGGAAACGGACTCGGGACAATGCACCAGCGCCTTCCCCCCGCAGAGCTCCTGGCCGGCTCCCTGCCCTTCCACCAGCAAGAGGATAGACAGCTACATCTTAAGCCTGGTTCAGAAAAAGACTCACGCAGTAAGGACTAACAAACCCCGGACGAGTCTCAACGCCGATGCCACCAAAGGCATCTTGAGGCACGGCAGCATGTGCGTCCGGCAGCCGGCAGCAATGGTGGCCCACGGCAACGTGGTGAGCCTGAAGAGCTCCAAGCCGGCGTGTTTGCCTCCCGGCGGGGCCCCCGCTCCCGAGCACACAGCTCCGTCCCCGTTAAAGCAGAGGCCGAGGGAGCcggctggggagcagctggagagtaGGAAGGCCCCTTTGCCAGCAGCTTTCCCACCCGGCACTACGGCGGAACTCCAGAGCAAGCACTTGCCACGGGGCGTCAAAGCGGCGCCGCCGGAGCTGGGCCGCAGCGCCGCGGCCACAGCCGGGGACGCCCCCAAGGAGAACGGCCAGCTCTTCGCTGCACCTCCCAAAGACACCCCGGGGAAGGCGgtggtgctgcagccagagagCAGGGCCAGCCAGCCTCCCAAAAAGATCCTGCTGAAGAGCAGCTTGCAGGCGGCTCGCTCCTCGTCGCCGGCTGTGGAGGAGAGGCCCGCGCTGGATTTCAAAAGCGAGGGCTCTTCCTCGCAGAGCCTGGATGACGGGCTGCTGGTGAACGCCCAGTACATCCCGGCCCAGCAGCAAAGCATGAAGCTTCACAAAGGCACCCGGAACGTCAAGATTTTGAAAAGCTCCGCCTTGAAACACAGGTCCCACCTCGCCAACGGGGTGGAAAACAGCTCGCAGGCCTTGCGGGAGAAAGCCAAACTGGTCGGCAAGAAGTGCCGCTTTCCTGAGGAGTTGGATACAAATAAGAAACTGAAAAAGGGCTCGTCGCGGGGGAAGAGAGGCAGCGGCCTGCCGCTGGAGCCGAGCCTCCCGGGCCGCCAGGGCCTGCACAGGTCCGCCCTGCGCTCCCACGGCCACGGCCGCGACGTCGTGGTGGCCAAGCCCAAGCACAAGCGCGCCGACTACCGCCGCTGGAAGTCGTCGGCCGAGATCTCCTACGAGGAGGCCCTGCGGAGGGCCAGGAGGAGCCGGCGGGAGGCCGTGGGGCTCTACTCGCAGGTGCCCCTGCCCTACGTCAGCCCCTACGCCTACGTGGCCAGCGACTCGGAGTACTCGGCCGAGTGCGAGTCCTTGTTCCACTCCACCGTGGTGGACACGAGCGAGGACGAGCAGAGCAACTACACCACGAACTGCTTTGGAGACAGCGAGTCCAGCCTGAGCGAGGTGGAGTTTGTAGGGGAGAGCACGACCACCAGCGACTCTGATGAGAGCGGGGGCCTGATTTGGTCCCAGTTTGTGCAGACGCTGCCCATCCAAACGGTCACGGCGCCGGAGCTGCATGAAAATGCGGCCAAGGCCTTTGTCAAAATCAAAGCCTCCCATAACCTCAAGAAGAAGATCCTCCGCTTTCGGTCAGGCTCCCTGAAGCTCATGACGACCGTCTAG